In one window of Halomarina pelagica DNA:
- a CDS encoding helix-turn-helix domain-containing protein yields the protein MNVIAEVYIAHPDLALTPTIRAVPEVSVQVVPHSGTDPETGMFFFLVEGESEALETFDAALEADHTVAESVLISESASTRIYRLSHPDGTKLLSPKTVEVGGLMLEAESDSTGWSVRLQLPDRESLTLLWEYCEEEGIAFELKQLYRQDEWTIGGVTGLTEAQEVALLLAYERGYFSEPRETSLEDLAEALDISPTAVGGRLRRGTAKLIEATFREDRGDQTDAR from the coding sequence GTGAACGTCATCGCGGAGGTGTACATCGCCCACCCCGACCTCGCGCTGACCCCCACCATCAGGGCGGTCCCGGAGGTGTCCGTTCAGGTCGTCCCCCACTCGGGGACGGATCCCGAGACGGGGATGTTCTTCTTCCTGGTCGAGGGCGAGAGCGAGGCGCTCGAGACGTTCGACGCGGCGCTCGAGGCGGATCACACGGTCGCCGAGTCGGTGCTGATCTCGGAGTCGGCGTCGACGCGCATCTACCGGCTGTCACACCCCGACGGGACGAAACTGCTCTCCCCGAAGACCGTCGAGGTCGGCGGGCTCATGCTCGAAGCCGAGAGCGACAGCACCGGCTGGTCGGTGCGGCTCCAGCTCCCCGACAGGGAGTCGCTCACGCTGCTGTGGGAGTACTGCGAGGAGGAGGGCATCGCGTTCGAGCTGAAGCAGCTCTACCGGCAGGACGAGTGGACCATCGGCGGCGTCACGGGGCTGACGGAGGCCCAGGAGGTCGCGCTGCTGCTCGCCTACGAACGGGGGTACTTCAGCGAGCCGCGCGAGACGTCGCTCGAGGACCTCGCCGAGGCGCTCGACATCTCGCCGACGGCGGTCGGCGGCCGCCTCCGCCGGGGGACGGCGAAGCTCATCGAGGCGACGTTCCGGGAGGACCGGGGCGATCAGACAGACGCGAGGTGA
- a CDS encoding DUF7344 domain-containing protein codes for MRPGPGLGPAVDPPARRGPAHDRRSIGGLTVSPSGTDAGDDARTGTAARPVPGIVRSLLEEHVTLTLADLADEVAVRTHRRPVPEIPATAVLDCYLDLYRTHVPALVDRGKLTYEPEPDRVSLAGYGTAETALDESHVVSYCDRGP; via the coding sequence GTGCGGCCAGGCCCCGGCCTCGGCCCCGCCGTCGATCCGCCCGCGCGTCGGGGGCCCGCTCACGACCGCCGATCGATCGGGGGCCTGACCGTGTCGCCGTCCGGGACGGACGCCGGCGACGACGCTCGAACGGGGACGGCCGCGCGCCCCGTTCCGGGGATCGTGCGCTCGCTGCTCGAGGAGCACGTCACGCTCACGCTCGCGGACCTCGCCGACGAGGTGGCGGTGCGGACCCACCGGCGGCCGGTCCCCGAGATCCCGGCGACGGCCGTGCTCGACTGCTACCTCGACCTGTACCGGACGCACGTCCCGGCGCTGGTCGACCGCGGGAAACTCACCTACGAGCCGGAACCAGACCGGGTGTCGCTCGCCGGGTACGGGACCGCGGAGACGGCGCTCGACGAGTCGCACGTCGTCTCGTACTGCGACCGCGGGCCGTGA
- a CDS encoding bacterio-opsin activator domain-containing protein: MSGDTDHEAESQLLDDHLAHVARNGAVGASRTDAELRYSRVYRPLVDGVPEAEMLGKRDDDIYPAEVASRLREPKEAARDSGEVVEREMTLPDGDDDRTYRQVVAPIRGRDGTVEGVMDVAYDVTAQVDLEATERKLSRRCAQLEHVERVGDCVRGALDVLLGASTREEVYQPLCDRLASADLYEDVWIADYHSERDEVVLRARSGDAVADGGTVAVGIGDADDGALRRAVDTLEPQVVTADAPHPPVARSAAVDAAERRAVVVPLTYGRIVYGVVGLATDRSDAFDEYERRILRELGTVTGYAYHTIENERQLLSDTVVELTFRSTDRRSFLIDLSATHGYRGELQSLVPASDGTLLVYETISGVDPQVVVDAALDEPTVSECRVIRERDDEALLQFQLVESFVTLTLAEYGANVRSIVVEGGVADFVCEVSPETDVRALVEQLRTSFPETELVRKREVDRSTRREPPGDEPEPIERLTARQRDALEAAYRAGYFEWSRESTAEEVAAAMGITAPTFHKHLRKGLNAVMVALFDEDRRYPSG, encoded by the coding sequence ATGTCGGGGGACACGGATCACGAAGCCGAGAGCCAGTTACTAGACGACCACCTCGCCCACGTCGCGCGAAACGGGGCCGTCGGTGCGAGTCGTACCGACGCGGAACTGCGGTACTCTCGAGTGTACCGACCGCTCGTCGACGGCGTCCCTGAGGCGGAGATGCTCGGCAAGCGCGACGACGACATCTACCCGGCCGAGGTCGCGAGCCGGCTCCGCGAACCGAAGGAGGCGGCCCGCGACTCCGGCGAGGTCGTCGAACGCGAGATGACGCTGCCGGACGGAGACGACGACCGCACCTACCGACAGGTCGTCGCCCCGATTCGCGGGCGCGACGGGACGGTCGAGGGCGTGATGGACGTGGCGTACGACGTCACGGCGCAGGTGGACCTCGAAGCGACCGAACGAAAGCTCAGCCGTCGGTGCGCGCAACTCGAACACGTCGAGCGCGTCGGCGACTGCGTCAGGGGCGCGCTCGACGTCCTCCTCGGGGCGTCGACGCGAGAGGAGGTGTACCAGCCGCTCTGCGATCGGCTCGCGAGCGCGGATCTGTACGAGGACGTCTGGATCGCGGACTATCACTCCGAGCGCGACGAGGTCGTCCTCCGCGCGCGGTCGGGAGACGCGGTCGCCGACGGGGGGACCGTCGCCGTCGGCATCGGCGACGCGGACGACGGCGCGCTTCGTCGTGCCGTCGACACTCTGGAACCACAGGTGGTGACGGCGGACGCGCCCCATCCGCCGGTAGCTCGCTCGGCCGCGGTCGACGCGGCGGAACGCCGCGCCGTCGTGGTTCCGCTCACCTACGGCAGGATCGTCTACGGCGTCGTCGGCCTCGCGACCGACCGTTCGGACGCGTTCGACGAGTACGAGCGGCGTATCCTCCGCGAACTCGGTACCGTCACCGGGTACGCCTACCACACGATCGAGAACGAGCGCCAGCTTCTCTCGGACACCGTCGTGGAACTCACGTTTCGCAGCACCGACCGCCGGTCGTTCCTCATCGACCTCTCGGCCACGCACGGGTACCGCGGCGAACTCCAGAGCCTCGTTCCGGCGTCCGACGGCACGCTGCTCGTCTACGAGACGATCTCCGGCGTCGACCCGCAGGTCGTCGTCGACGCCGCCCTGGACGAGCCGACCGTCAGCGAGTGTCGCGTGATCCGCGAGCGCGACGACGAGGCGCTCCTCCAGTTCCAGCTCGTGGAGAGCTTCGTCACGCTCACGCTCGCGGAGTACGGCGCGAACGTCCGATCGATCGTCGTCGAGGGCGGCGTCGCCGACTTCGTCTGCGAGGTCTCCCCCGAGACCGACGTCCGCGCGCTGGTCGAGCAACTCAGGACCTCGTTTCCCGAGACGGAACTCGTACGAAAGCGCGAGGTCGACCGATCGACGCGACGGGAGCCGCCGGGGGACGAACCGGAACCGATCGAGCGGTTGACGGCGCGCCAGCGCGACGCGCTGGAGGCGGCCTACCGTGCGGGCTACTTCGAGTGGTCCAGAGAGAGCACCGCCGAGGAGGTCGCCGCCGCCATGGGCATCACCGCACCCACCTTCCACAAACACCTCCGGAAAGGTCTCAACGCCGTGATGGTCGCCCTGTTCGACGAGGACCGCCGCTACCCGTCGGGCTAG
- a CDS encoding DUF7344 domain-containing protein has protein sequence MTSPKDAEGGVHDLGDIYPTRYFVMTILREHLTLALADLADEVAVREHDRPLTELSPEVVLDHYTALYDEHVPALVDVGVLTYDQETDTVALDGHGPKQTALDESHVVSYAPERPSEE, from the coding sequence ATGACGTCGCCGAAGGACGCCGAGGGCGGTGTCCACGACCTCGGCGACATCTACCCGACGCGCTACTTCGTGATGACGATCCTCCGCGAACACCTCACCCTGGCGCTGGCCGATCTCGCCGACGAAGTGGCCGTCCGCGAGCACGACCGCCCGCTCACCGAGCTGTCGCCGGAGGTCGTCCTCGACCACTACACCGCCCTCTACGACGAGCACGTCCCCGCGCTGGTGGACGTCGGCGTTCTCACCTACGATCAGGAGACCGACACCGTCGCGCTCGACGGACACGGACCGAAGCAGACCGCCCTCGACGAGTCGCACGTCGTCTCGTACGCCCCGGAACGGCCGTCGGAGGAGTGA
- a CDS encoding DUF7344 domain-containing protein: MSGVPGSRSEARTVERALSVDAIFELLGDRRRRRVLTYLDRYERRVDLNDLAESLTDDRNGPTAGRFALTLHHTHLPKLDDAGVVTYDPTDRIVEREPVADRLRPYLMLARADDRGDVVTGQR, translated from the coding sequence ATGAGTGGGGTGCCCGGGAGTCGATCGGAGGCACGGACGGTCGAGCGAGCGCTGTCGGTCGATGCGATCTTCGAACTGCTCGGCGATCGACGGCGACGGCGCGTTCTGACGTACCTCGATCGCTACGAGCGTCGCGTCGATCTGAACGACCTCGCCGAGTCGCTGACGGACGACCGAAACGGGCCGACCGCCGGGCGGTTCGCCCTCACCCTCCACCACACGCACCTCCCCAAACTCGACGACGCGGGCGTCGTCACCTACGACCCGACCGACCGGATCGTCGAACGCGAACCGGTGGCCGATCGGTTGCGGCCGTACCTGATGCTCGCCCGGGCGGACGACCGCGGAGACGTCGTCACGGGGCAGCGATGA
- a CDS encoding bacterio-opsin activator domain-containing protein, which translates to MSEDAKFRAVVEQVGHAVVVCGSDGTVEYANPAFERLTGYEASEVVGHPYREVVPEGAVASAEEARRTALAGEPWRGELPLERASGEPRFVHQRVAPLRTEGGVTGVVVTATESTGSEEREARLRERFERLERTKRILDGVRPVIGVLLGASTREEVYESVCDELVATDVYDVAWIGDYHPERGEVILRSLSGVVEGAELGSFVVDLASSEDDPIARAVRTNDVQVVTDPAEHLGSTPLPIDLDRDLAGGGVVPLAHGGTVYGVLGLYTARPAAFEEYERVVLAEVGAVVGYAYHAIENRQLLLSDTVVEVEFRSTDTRLHAVAASAEYGGRFELQSLVPAPDGTLLAYVEVRDVDPRVVLESMADSPDVRECRVIREDATDEAALVQCQLVAGFIALTVAEYGANVRSMVIEDGVMDVVCEVSPQTDVRSFVEHVTTASPDTELVRKRERPRTTPVRESESRRLVERLTARQRDALEAAYRAGYFEWSRESTAEEVAAAMGITAPTFHKHLRKGLNTLMTSLFEENDPA; encoded by the coding sequence ATGTCCGAAGACGCGAAATTTAGAGCGGTAGTCGAACAGGTGGGGCACGCGGTCGTCGTCTGCGGTTCGGATGGGACCGTCGAGTACGCGAACCCGGCGTTCGAGCGACTCACCGGGTACGAGGCGAGCGAGGTCGTCGGTCACCCCTACCGGGAGGTCGTGCCGGAGGGGGCCGTCGCGTCGGCCGAGGAGGCCCGACGGACGGCGCTCGCGGGCGAACCGTGGCGGGGGGAACTCCCCCTCGAGCGGGCGTCGGGGGAGCCGCGGTTCGTCCACCAGCGCGTCGCCCCGCTTCGGACCGAGGGGGGCGTCACGGGGGTCGTCGTCACGGCGACGGAGTCCACCGGGAGCGAGGAGCGCGAGGCGCGGCTCCGGGAGCGATTCGAGCGACTCGAGCGCACGAAGCGCATCCTCGACGGCGTCAGACCGGTGATCGGCGTCCTCCTCGGCGCGTCGACGCGCGAGGAGGTGTACGAGTCCGTCTGCGACGAACTCGTCGCGACGGACGTCTACGACGTCGCGTGGATCGGCGATTACCACCCGGAGCGCGGCGAGGTGATCCTTCGTTCGCTCTCCGGCGTCGTGGAGGGGGCGGAACTCGGGTCGTTCGTCGTCGATCTCGCGAGTTCGGAGGACGACCCGATAGCGCGCGCCGTCCGAACGAACGACGTACAGGTCGTCACCGATCCCGCGGAGCACCTCGGGTCGACGCCGCTTCCGATCGATCTCGACCGGGACCTCGCGGGCGGCGGCGTCGTCCCGCTCGCTCACGGCGGGACCGTCTACGGCGTGCTCGGGTTGTACACCGCCCGGCCGGCCGCCTTCGAGGAGTACGAGCGGGTCGTCCTGGCCGAGGTCGGTGCCGTGGTCGGCTACGCCTACCACGCCATCGAGAACCGACAGCTGCTCCTCTCAGACACCGTCGTCGAGGTGGAGTTTCGCAGCACGGACACCCGACTGCACGCCGTCGCCGCCAGCGCTGAGTACGGCGGACGGTTCGAGCTACAGAGTCTCGTCCCCGCGCCGGACGGGACGCTGCTCGCGTACGTCGAGGTGCGCGACGTCGACCCGCGGGTCGTCCTCGAGTCGATGGCCGACAGTCCGGACGTACGGGAGTGTCGGGTCATACGCGAGGACGCGACCGACGAGGCGGCGCTCGTCCAGTGCCAGCTGGTCGCCGGGTTCATCGCGCTCACGGTCGCCGAGTACGGCGCGAACGTCCGGTCGATGGTCATCGAGGACGGCGTCATGGACGTCGTCTGCGAGGTCTCCCCCCAGACCGACGTTCGCTCGTTCGTCGAGCACGTCACGACGGCGTCGCCGGACACGGAACTCGTACGCAAGCGCGAACGTCCTCGCACCACACCCGTCCGGGAATCGGAGTCCCGACGGCTCGTCGAGCGGTTGACGGCGCGCCAGCGCGACGCGCTGGAGGCGGCCTACCGCGCGGGCTACTTCGAGTGGTCCAGAGAGAGTACCGCCGAGGAGGTCGCCGCCGCCATGGGCATCACCGCACCCACCTTCCACAAACACCTCCGAAAGGGCCTGAACACCCTGATGACCTCGCTGTTCGAGGAGAACGACCCGGCGTGA
- a CDS encoding NAD-dependent epimerase/dehydratase family protein gives MTSQSDSPHVAVTGAAGYIGSRVVYELSQDHPDWEVTALDNFYLGEIRQIGDVPVEHVDVRHREELEDALSGADVVLHLAALSGVDDCDEHADLAYEVNVLGTENVAWFCRKTGAALGFPFSMAVIGDPDEFPITIDLPRDPLNWYGRTKVLNETAIEWYADGAFPAHQFMVANLYGEHEIDGRTVSKGTVINFFVNRALAGETLTVYEPGTQSRNFVHVKDVARAFVRSAERLVEQHADGETGVEKFEIATDEDPGVVDVAELVREIAREERGLDPDVELVENPRSGETLVDSFEVDTEAARHVLGWEPQESVEASVRDLLRE, from the coding sequence ATGACATCCCAGAGCGATTCACCGCACGTCGCCGTCACCGGCGCGGCGGGCTACATCGGCAGCCGCGTCGTCTACGAACTATCGCAGGACCACCCCGACTGGGAGGTGACCGCCCTCGACAACTTCTACCTCGGGGAGATTCGGCAGATCGGGGACGTACCCGTGGAGCACGTCGACGTCCGTCACCGCGAGGAACTGGAGGACGCGCTCTCTGGGGCGGACGTCGTCCTGCACCTCGCGGCGCTCAGCGGCGTCGACGACTGCGACGAGCACGCCGACCTCGCCTACGAGGTGAACGTCCTCGGAACCGAGAACGTCGCCTGGTTCTGCCGCAAGACCGGCGCGGCGCTCGGCTTTCCCTTCTCCATGGCGGTCATCGGCGACCCCGACGAGTTCCCGATCACGATCGACCTCCCGCGGGACCCGCTCAACTGGTACGGCCGCACGAAGGTGCTCAACGAGACCGCCATCGAGTGGTACGCCGACGGCGCGTTCCCGGCCCACCAGTTCATGGTCGCGAACCTCTACGGCGAACACGAGATCGACGGCCGGACGGTGTCGAAGGGGACGGTCATCAACTTCTTCGTGAACCGCGCGCTCGCCGGCGAGACGCTGACCGTCTACGAGCCCGGCACGCAGTCGCGCAACTTCGTCCACGTGAAGGACGTGGCGCGGGCGTTCGTCCGCAGCGCGGAGCGCCTGGTCGAGCAGCACGCCGACGGCGAGACGGGCGTCGAGAAGTTCGAGATCGCGACCGACGAGGACCCCGGCGTCGTCGACGTGGCCGAACTCGTCCGGGAGATCGCCCGCGAGGAGCGCGGCCTCGACCCCGACGTGGAACTCGTCGAGAACCCCCGGAGCGGGGAGACGCTCGTCGACTCGTTCGAGGTCGACACCGAGGCCGCCCGCCACGTGCTCGGCTGGGAACCCCAGGAGTCCGTGGAGGCGAGCGTCCGCGACCTCCTGCGGGAGTAG
- a CDS encoding NAD-dependent epimerase/dehydratase family protein has product MDVLVTGGLGYIGSVLVPLLDRDERVDRVVVMDDTSTGSPRALKGALTDGIDFRLGDVREYGNVESAMRGCDAVVNLAAITGASSTHDRREETFETNLEGTENVLTAAGKLGVGNVVVASSCNLYGRATSRDLDETVEPDPINPYAETKHECEGLLREAIDEFGFDGVALRMATNYGDAPGVRFNLVVNTFVFRALTGRPLTVYGDGSNWRPFIHVRDAAAAYAHAALEPDRWEHLVYNVGSNEGNYRISEIAEIVAEEVGPVDVTYLEDEHPGPSYHVNFDRIAETGYGTEWTLREGVRDLAKAFKP; this is encoded by the coding sequence ATGGACGTCCTCGTCACGGGCGGTCTCGGCTACATCGGTAGCGTGCTCGTCCCCCTGCTGGACCGCGACGAGCGGGTCGACCGGGTCGTGGTGATGGACGACACCTCCACGGGATCCCCGCGCGCGCTGAAGGGCGCGCTCACGGATGGCATCGACTTCCGCCTCGGCGACGTGCGCGAGTACGGCAACGTCGAGAGCGCGATGCGCGGCTGCGACGCCGTCGTCAACCTCGCGGCCATCACGGGCGCGTCGAGCACCCACGACCGCCGCGAGGAGACCTTCGAGACCAACCTGGAGGGGACGGAGAACGTCCTCACCGCGGCGGGAAAGCTCGGCGTCGGGAACGTCGTCGTCGCCTCGTCGTGTAACCTCTACGGGCGCGCGACGAGCAGGGACCTCGACGAGACGGTCGAACCCGATCCGATCAACCCCTACGCGGAGACGAAACACGAGTGCGAGGGGCTGCTGCGCGAGGCCATCGACGAGTTCGGTTTCGACGGCGTCGCCCTGCGGATGGCGACCAACTACGGCGACGCCCCCGGCGTCCGGTTCAACCTCGTGGTGAACACGTTCGTCTTCCGGGCGCTCACGGGTCGGCCACTCACGGTCTACGGCGACGGGTCGAACTGGCGGCCCTTCATCCACGTCCGGGACGCGGCGGCGGCGTACGCCCACGCCGCGCTCGAACCCGACCGCTGGGAGCACCTCGTCTACAACGTCGGCTCGAACGAGGGGAACTACCGGATCAGCGAGATCGCCGAGATCGTCGCCGAGGAGGTCGGTCCGGTGGACGTGACGTACCTCGAGGACGAACACCCCGGCCCGTCCTACCACGTGAACTTCGACCGCATCGCGGAGACGGGCTACGGGACGGAGTGGACGCTCCGCGAGGGCGTCCGCGATCTGGCAAAGGCATTCAAACCCTGA
- a CDS encoding NAD-dependent epimerase/dehydratase family protein: MSIIVTGGDGYVGWPTALRIADRTDERVVIVDNFSRREWVESVGSTSATPIATIRDRLDAAREVHDVHNLSFVEGDLTDRGFVDQLLQVHEPRAVVHTAAQPSAPYSQINGERANFTQHNNMQATRNLAFGLHENGFADTHLIETTTTGVYGAPNFPIPEGGATMENQGDRDEVPYPAMAGSWYHLTKSHDAANLRLAHRQFGLPISDVRTAIVYGTETEETRADDRLKTRFDFDYYFGVVAHRFCAQAVAGYPLTVYGKGEQRKPFISLEDTVEGLTRLALTDHAERPDGHVVYNQVTRPISIVGMAETIASVGDEFDLDVEVTHVENPRDEDETHKMEMENDRYMSVIGEQRQTFEGGVRDILETLTRYSETITSHEDRFLPDVLEE, from the coding sequence ATGAGCATCATCGTGACGGGGGGCGACGGCTACGTCGGCTGGCCGACGGCTCTCCGCATCGCCGACCGGACCGACGAGCGCGTCGTCATCGTGGACAACTTCTCTCGACGCGAGTGGGTCGAGTCGGTCGGTTCGACCAGCGCGACGCCCATCGCGACCATCCGAGACCGCCTCGACGCCGCGCGCGAGGTCCACGACGTTCACAACCTCTCGTTCGTCGAGGGCGACCTGACCGACCGCGGGTTCGTCGACCAACTGTTGCAGGTACACGAGCCGCGAGCGGTCGTCCACACGGCCGCCCAGCCCAGCGCGCCGTACTCGCAGATCAACGGCGAGCGGGCGAACTTCACGCAGCACAACAACATGCAGGCCACGCGAAACCTCGCGTTCGGCCTGCACGAGAACGGCTTCGCGGACACCCACCTCATCGAGACGACGACCACCGGCGTCTACGGCGCGCCCAACTTCCCCATCCCCGAGGGCGGGGCGACCATGGAGAACCAGGGCGACCGCGACGAGGTCCCCTACCCGGCGATGGCGGGGTCGTGGTACCACCTCACGAAGAGCCACGACGCGGCGAACCTGCGGCTCGCCCACAGGCAGTTCGGCCTGCCCATCTCCGACGTGCGGACGGCGATCGTCTACGGCACGGAGACCGAGGAGACGCGCGCCGACGACCGCCTGAAGACGCGCTTCGACTTCGACTACTACTTCGGCGTCGTCGCCCACCGCTTCTGCGCGCAGGCCGTCGCCGGCTACCCGCTCACGGTGTACGGCAAGGGCGAGCAGCGAAAGCCGTTCATCTCGCTCGAGGACACGGTCGAGGGGCTCACGCGGCTGGCGCTCACCGACCACGCCGAGCGCCCGGACGGACACGTCGTCTACAACCAGGTCACCCGCCCCATCAGCATCGTCGGGATGGCCGAGACCATCGCGTCCGTGGGCGACGAGTTCGACCTCGACGTCGAGGTCACGCACGTCGAGAACCCCCGCGACGAGGACGAGACGCACAAGATGGAGATGGAGAACGACCGGTACATGTCCGTCATCGGCGAGCAGCGCCAGACCTTCGAGGGCGGCGTCCGCGACATCCTCGAGACGCTCACGCGCTACTCCGAGACGATCACGTCCCACGAGGACCGCTTCCTCCCCGACGTCCTGGAGGAGTGA
- the mutL gene encoding DNA mismatch repair endonuclease MutL has protein sequence MATIERLDEATVARIAAGEVVTRPASVVVELIENGLDAGAGSVEVAVENAGLDLIRVTDDGHGMTREDAVLAVERHTTSKISGVEDVERVRTLGFRGEALPSIASVADLAVTTRAEGEGASGTRVTVGEGGTGVEAAGHAVGTTVEVRDLFDRVPARRESLGTPKREFARISDAVSRYALAHPAVRFRLTHDGRTVLSAPGTGERVDALLAVYDRTVAGQSTELVAVAEAGDEASVDGASVDADAPAVRVEGVACYPSVTRASPEHVYLAVNGRPVRDGDLRNAVLAGYGNLLPGGRAPIAAVNVEVPPGGVDQNVHPAKAEVRFRDPERVARTLERAVREALSTADLSQAAAVSFDTETALAPAESRFDELTVIGQFRGLYLLCEADDDLLVVDQHAAHERVNYERLRAAVEGEVPTAALDPPATLSLSPREASLLDAHRETFSAAGFRVEAFGGGSYRVTGVPAPLGRVADPRALKDTLDTLLTGERPDDPRDALLADLACHPSLKAGDALSRDEARDLLDRLGECDRPYACPHGRPTVLRIEEGTLARGFGRRATRFG, from the coding sequence ATGGCGACGATTGAGCGACTCGACGAGGCGACCGTCGCGCGCATCGCCGCCGGCGAGGTGGTGACCCGCCCGGCCAGCGTCGTCGTCGAACTGATCGAGAACGGCCTCGACGCGGGCGCGGGGAGCGTCGAGGTGGCAGTCGAGAACGCCGGACTGGACCTGATCCGCGTCACCGACGACGGGCACGGGATGACCCGCGAGGACGCCGTCCTCGCCGTCGAGCGCCACACGACGAGCAAGATTTCGGGCGTCGAGGACGTCGAGCGCGTGCGGACGCTCGGCTTCCGCGGCGAGGCCCTGCCGAGCATCGCGTCCGTCGCCGACCTCGCGGTGACGACGCGGGCCGAGGGTGAGGGAGCGAGCGGCACGCGCGTCACCGTCGGCGAGGGCGGGACGGGCGTCGAGGCGGCGGGCCACGCCGTCGGGACCACGGTCGAGGTGCGGGACCTCTTCGACCGCGTGCCGGCGCGTCGCGAGTCCCTGGGGACGCCCAAGCGCGAGTTCGCCCGGATCAGCGACGCCGTCTCGCGCTACGCGCTCGCCCACCCGGCCGTCCGCTTCCGGCTCACGCACGACGGCCGGACCGTCCTCTCCGCGCCCGGGACGGGAGAGCGCGTCGACGCGCTGCTCGCCGTCTACGACCGCACCGTGGCGGGACAGAGCACTGAACTCGTCGCCGTCGCGGAGGCGGGCGACGAGGCGAGCGTCGACGGGGCGAGCGTCGACGCGGACGCCCCCGCCGTCCGCGTCGAGGGCGTGGCGTGTTATCCCTCCGTGACGCGCGCCTCCCCCGAGCACGTCTACCTCGCGGTCAACGGCCGGCCGGTCCGCGACGGCGACCTCCGCAACGCCGTCCTCGCCGGCTACGGGAACCTTCTACCGGGGGGCCGCGCGCCCATCGCGGCGGTGAACGTCGAGGTGCCGCCCGGCGGGGTGGACCAGAACGTCCACCCGGCGAAGGCCGAGGTGCGGTTCCGCGATCCCGAGCGCGTCGCCCGGACCCTCGAGCGGGCCGTCCGCGAGGCGCTCTCGACGGCCGACCTCTCGCAAGCGGCGGCGGTGAGCTTCGACACGGAGACGGCGCTCGCCCCCGCAGAATCGCGCTTCGACGAGCTGACCGTCATCGGACAGTTCCGCGGCCTCTACCTGCTCTGTGAGGCGGACGACGACCTGCTCGTGGTCGACCAGCACGCCGCCCACGAACGGGTGAACTACGAGCGACTGCGCGCGGCGGTCGAGGGCGAGGTGCCGACCGCCGCGCTCGACCCACCGGCGACGCTCTCGCTCTCGCCCCGGGAGGCGAGCCTACTCGACGCCCACCGCGAGACGTTCTCCGCCGCGGGCTTCCGCGTCGAGGCGTTCGGCGGCGGCAGCTACCGGGTGACGGGCGTCCCCGCGCCGCTGGGTCGGGTGGCGGATCCCCGCGCGCTGAAGGACACCCTCGACACGCTCCTGACGGGTGAGCGTCCGGACGATCCGCGCGACGCGCTGCTTGCCGACCTCGCCTGTCACCCGTCGTTGAAGGCGGGCGACGCCCTCTCGCGGGACGAGGCGAGGGACCTGCTCGACCGCCTCGGCGAGTGCGATCGACCGTACGCGTGCCCGCACGGTCGGCCGACGGTCCTCAGAATCGAGGAGGGGACGCTGGCGAGGGGGTTCGGCAGGCGGGCGACCAGATTCGGTTGA